In bacterium, one genomic interval encodes:
- a CDS encoding Rid family detoxifying hydrolase, with translation MGPKAIGPYSLVRRGECKSLFFISGQLGINPDSGELEEGLEAQTKRALENLKSILESSGLSMNNVIKTTIFLINSEDFSKVNEIYSTFFTEPYPARSTIFVKALPKNALIEIEAIACL, from the coding sequence ATGGGACCCAAAGCTATAGGCCCTTACAGCCTTGTGAGAAGGGGTGAATGTAAGAGTTTATTTTTCATTTCTGGTCAACTGGGTATAAATCCTGATAGTGGTGAGCTGGAAGAAGGCTTGGAGGCTCAGACAAAAAGGGCCCTGGAAAATTTGAAATCAATTCTTGAATCTTCTGGGCTTTCTATGAATAATGTGATAAAAACCACCATTTTTCTCATTAACTCTGAAGACTTCTCAAAGGTTAATGAGATTTATAGCACCTTTTTTACAGAGCCGTATCCAGCTCGCTCTACGATCTTTGTTAAAGCCTTGCCTAAAAATGCCCTAATTGAAATAGAGGCTATTGCTTGCTTATGA
- a CDS encoding zinc ribbon domain-containing protein yields MVQKTICQSCGTPIVSEEEFGTNADGSLNYEYCRKCFQNGKFTEPHITMEEMIKKVATEMIEVEKIPQKYAYKIAREYIPELKRWRSSSKS; encoded by the coding sequence ATGGTACAAAAAACTATCTGTCAGAGCTGTGGGACACCAATAGTATCCGAAGAGGAATTCGGTACAAATGCTGACGGAAGCCTGAACTACGAATATTGCAGGAAGTGTTTCCAGAATGGAAAATTCACAGAACCGCACATAACTATGGAAGAGATGATTAAAAAAGTGGCCACGGAAATGATTGAAGTAGAAAAGATTCCGCAGAAATACGCTTACAAGATAGCGCGGGAATATATTCCTGAGCTTAAGAGGTGGCGCTCAAGCTCGAAATCATAA
- a CDS encoding cation diffusion facilitator family transporter, which produces MQIKKEQNFNKLAYIEGWLSIGLNVLLFIAKYVIGLKINSVALQADAWHTLSDSLTSIILIFGIYLSAKPADEEHPFGHGRIEKITSLLIGIMLILVAINFLRESAVRITSKKVITFTFASILIQAICAVTKQSLALFAFWAGKKSKINAISADAWHHQSDAITSVLFIIGVFLSKYIPFVDGYLGLLISFAILMTAMDIIKSSASPLIGEKVPEELIAKVTKEVSKVDSRITGIHHFHMHRYGNHIELTFHIRLPRGLSLEEAHEITKKIENALFKEKIEATIHVEPYSEGEDLQKTL; this is translated from the coding sequence ATGCAGATTAAAAAAGAGCAAAACTTCAATAAACTTGCTTATATAGAAGGATGGCTATCTATAGGCTTAAATGTTCTCCTTTTTATAGCCAAATATGTTATTGGCCTTAAGATAAACTCTGTTGCCTTGCAGGCAGACGCATGGCACACTCTTTCCGATTCTCTGACTTCGATCATTCTCATCTTTGGAATATACCTTTCAGCAAAACCTGCTGACGAAGAACATCCTTTCGGCCACGGAAGGATTGAAAAGATAACCTCACTCCTTATAGGTATAATGCTCATTTTAGTGGCGATAAACTTTTTACGAGAATCCGCTGTAAGGATAACATCCAAAAAGGTAATAACTTTCACCTTTGCAAGTATTCTTATTCAAGCAATTTGTGCAGTCACAAAGCAAAGCCTTGCCCTTTTTGCCTTTTGGGCAGGAAAAAAATCAAAAATAAATGCAATTAGTGCCGATGCTTGGCACCATCAGTCAGATGCAATAACAAGTGTTTTATTCATTATTGGCGTCTTTCTCAGCAAATATATACCCTTCGTTGACGGATATCTTGGTCTACTAATATCCTTCGCAATCCTAATGACTGCCATGGATATAATTAAATCAAGTGCATCACCCCTTATCGGTGAAAAAGTACCAGAAGAGCTAATTGCAAAAGTGACAAAAGAAGTTAGCAAAGTGGATAGCAGAATAACAGGTATACATCACTTTCACATGCATAGATATGGGAACCACATCGAACTAACATTCCACATTAGGCTTCCCAGGGGGTTAAGCCTTGAGGAGGCTCATGAAATTACAAAAAAAATTGAAAATGCACTATTCAAAGAAAAAATTGAAGCAACAATACATGTAGAGCCTTATTCAGAAGGCGAAGATTTACAAAAAACTTTATAA
- a CDS encoding rhodanese-like domain-containing protein, protein MKSSINYKMRQSAFLALSILFFTSCTKNFARHDVSEISAKKLYNLIIKNEAIMIVDVRTNKEFSEGHIPQAINIDYYSPKLDALLSNLPKDKTIICYCSYGLRSKNVAIRLKNQGYKKVLSLRGGLVEWVKRGFPIEKVQN, encoded by the coding sequence ATGAAGAGCTCGATAAATTATAAAATGAGACAGAGTGCCTTTTTAGCTCTTTCAATTTTATTTTTTACTTCCTGCACCAAAAATTTTGCAAGGCATGATGTCAGTGAAATCTCGGCAAAAAAACTTTACAATTTAATCATTAAAAATGAAGCAATCATGATTGTGGATGTAAGAACGAACAAAGAATTCTCTGAGGGGCACATACCCCAGGCAATTAACATTGATTACTACTCTCCGAAACTCGATGCCCTGTTGTCAAACCTTCCTAAGGATAAAACGATAATATGTTATTGTTCCTATGGATTAAGAAGCAAAAACGTCGCAATAAGATTGAAAAATCAAGGCTATAAGAAGGTCTTGAGCTTGCGCGGTGGGCTCGTTGAGTGGGTTAAAAGAGGTTTTCCCATTGAAAAAGTACAGAACTAA
- the cutA gene encoding divalent-cation tolerance protein CutA: MEEYIQVFTTTNEKEIAEKIAEHLVQKRLAACVQILGPITSQYWWENKITKDTEYLIIAKTRADRYPEVEEAIKEAHNYTVPEILAVPVTAGNPDYLKWLNEELDKL; encoded by the coding sequence ATGGAAGAATACATCCAGGTTTTTACAACAACGAATGAAAAGGAAATCGCAGAAAAAATAGCAGAACACTTGGTTCAGAAAAGGCTCGCCGCGTGTGTTCAGATCCTTGGTCCAATTACAAGCCAATACTGGTGGGAAAACAAAATCACAAAGGATACAGAATACCTCATAATCGCCAAAACGAGAGCTGATCGATATCCCGAGGTAGAAGAGGCAATTAAAGAGGCCCATAACTACACAGTTCCTGAAATATTAGCAGTCCCTGTCACAGCGGGAAACCCAGACTACCTCAAATGGCTGAATGAAGAGCTCGATAAATTATAA